From Musa acuminata AAA Group cultivar baxijiao chromosome BXJ3-8, Cavendish_Baxijiao_AAA, whole genome shotgun sequence, one genomic window encodes:
- the LOC135645973 gene encoding auxin response factor 19-like isoform X2, which produces MKAAANGAAVPNPCEGDRNTINPELWHACAGPLVTLPPVGSLVVYFPQGHSEQVAASLQKDIDAHVPNYPNLPSKLICLLHNVTLHADLETDEVYAQMTLQPANSYDKEALQASELALKQTRPQTEFFCKTLTASDTSTHGGFSVPRRAAEKNFPPLPPSQELQARDLHDNLWTFRHIYRGQPKRHLLTTGWSLFVGGKRLFAGDSVLFIRDKKQQLLLGIRRANRQPTNISSSVLSSDSMHIGILAAAAHAAANHSPFTVFYNPRASPSEFVVPFAKYQKAVYSNQISLGMRFRMMFETEELGTRRYMGTITGISDLDPVRWKNSQWCNLQVGWDESAAGERRNRVSIWDIEPVVAPFFICPPPFFRKRPIPPGVPDDESSEMEIFFKRAMPWLGEEICIKDSQTQSTIMPGLSLVQWMNLQQNPSLANQTLLAETLQSLNGAVMQNLGTTDLCRQYGLHPQTLQHNNIQFNTNRFPPQAQEVDEIVKVPIPLNQLSVASTPPQQMPDLTVQTKHQFVNQALPNQRHNNVVQPQVLVQTQVQPQQQPVLQNNQLSQSSLPQDQQHPQQLLLQQLRQQLQQQQHQQQHHQQLQQQYEQQQSRTPVMVPSQMNEQLSDQHIQLQLLKKLHQPQQQQQQSFSQSRMQQPQHSQIQEYQKAAIDVPQQLSNSHAQVQQPAILQQCAKAISQVARPQTFQNQPQQNPPQQQLLHGELHRAILPASPATNLIRASGSLLGAGRAQSGVTDDIPSCSTSPSANNIVILPDSILNRTQHCNISTEKMSQSVTMLGPNFFEAAAVNPDISKEITKDVHDAKLLIPISKVQNQAVVAPQTYISNAVQMDCLDTTSSATSVCLSQTDGPLRQSLPLSSSNQPSMLRDPLPDIDVQGTDPRNSLLFGVNIDDSLGIPLATDSLLINNVDSGKYQNHIAVNVVANYNTSKDIQQELSSTMVSQSFGVPDMAFNSINSTTNENGFLNKNSWVPTPPLPLQRMRTYTKVYKRGAVGRSIDVTHYSGYDELKHDLARMFSIEGQLEDRQRIGWKLVYVDHENDVLLVGDDPWEEFVNCVRCIKILSPQEVQQMSLDVDLGNNNLPNQACNSSDGGNPLRGHGDQNSGNPSAGSYDRFE; this is translated from the exons ATGAAGGCGGCTGCCAACGGAGCGGCGGTTCCCAACCCCTGCGAAG GGGACAGGAATACGATAAACCCAGAGCTGTGGCACGCGTGCGCGGGGCCGCTCGTGACGCTGCCGCCGGTGGGGAGCCTCGTCGTGTACTTCCCGCAAGGGCACAGCGAGCAG GTCGCAGCTTCTTTGCAAAAGGATATTGATGCTCATGTTCCAAATTATCCAAATCTCCCCTCAAAGTTGATATGCCTTCTTCACAATGTCACACTGCAT GCGGATCTAGAGACAGATGAAGTTTATGCTCAAATGACTCTTCAGCCAGCCAACTCA TATGACAAGGAGGCATTGCAAGCATCAGAGCTTGCATTAAAACAAACCAGGCCACAGACAGAATTCTTTTGTAAAACACTTACTGCAAGTGATACAAGCACTCATGGAGGTTTCTCTGTACCTCGTCGTGCTGCAGAGAAAAATTTTCCTCCTCTT CCACCTTCTCAAGAACTGCAGGCGAGAGACTTGCATGATAATTTGTGGACCTTCCGTCACATCTATCGAG GTCAACCCAAAAGGCACTTGCTCACAACTGGTTGGAGCTTATTTGTGGGTGGAAAGAGGCTCTTTGCTGGTGATTCCGTCTTATTTATTCG GGATAAAAAACAACAGCTTCTTTTAGGCATTAGGCGTGCTAACAGGCAACCTACTAACATATCATCATCGGTTCTTTCAAGTGATAGTATGCATATTGGGATTCTTGCTGCTGCAGCCCATGCTGCCGCCAATCACAGCCCATTCACTGTATTTTACAACCCAAG GGCTAGTCCTTCAGAGTTTGTTGTTCCTTTTGCAAAGTACCAGAAAGCAGTATATAGCAACCAAATATCACTGGGTATGCGCTTTCGTATGATGTTCGAAACCGAAGAATTAGGAACACGAAG GTACATGGGTACAATCACAGGTATTAGCGATCTAGATCCTGTTAGGTGGAAAAACTCACAATGGTGCAATTTGCAG GTAGGATGGGATGAGTCTGCAGCAGGTGAGAGGCGCAACAGAGTCTCTATATGGGATATTGAACCTGTAGTAGCTCCTTTCTTCATCTGTCCTCCACCATTTTTTAGAAAGCGACCCATACCACCAGGAGTGCCAG ATGATGAATCATCAGAAATGGAAATTTTTTTCAAGAGGGCAATGCCTTGGCTTGGAGAGGAGATCTGCATAAAGGATTCTCAAACTCAGAGCACTATAATGCCTGGCCTAAGTTTAGTTCAATGGATGAATTTGCAGCAGAATCCCTCTCTAGCTAACCAAACCCTGCTGGCAGAAACTTTGCAGTCCCTTAATGGAGCAGTTATGCAGAACCTTGGCACAACTGATCTTTGTAGGCAGTATGGTTTGCACCCTCAAACATTGCAGCATAATAACATACAGTTCAACACTAACAGGTTCCCTCCACAAGCCCAAGAAGTTGATGAAATCGTTAAGGTGCCAATTCCACTGAACCAGTTGAGTGTTGCTAGTACACCACCACAACAAATGCCAGATTTAACCGTGCAGACAAAGCATCAATTTGTTAACCAAGCATTACCGAATCAGAGGCACAACAATGTTGTGCAGCCACAAGTACTGGTCCAGACTCAAGTGCAGCCACAGCAGCAGCCAGTGCTTCAGAACAATCAGCTATCACAATCCAGTCTCCCACAAGATCAGCAACATCCTCAGCAACTGCTTCTGCAACAACTAAGGCAGCAGCTTCAGCAGCAGCAACATCAACAGCAACACCACCAGCAACTTCAGCAGCAATATGAGCAACAGCAAAGTAGGACCCCTGTTATGGTCCCCAGCCAAATGAATGAACAGTTATCTGACCAACACATTCAGTTGCAGCTGCTAAAGAAACTCCATCagccacagcagcagcagcagcagtcatTTTCACAGTCCAGAATGCAACAGCCTCAACATTCTCAAATTCAGGAATACCAGAAAGCTGCCATAGATGTACCACAGCAATTATCAAACTCCCATGCACAAGTTCAGCAGCCAGCAATCTTGCAACAATGTGCAAAAGCTATTTCACAGGTTGCAAGGCCACAAACCTTTCAGAACCAGCCACAACAAAATCCTCCTCAGCAGCAACTTCTACATGGTGAGTTGCATCGGGCAATTCTTCCTGCCTCACCAGCAACCAATCTGATCCGTGCTAGTGGCAGTTTGCTTGGTGCTGGGAGGGCACAGTCGGGAGTTACAGATGACATCCCATCTTGCTCTACATCACCTTCAGCAAACAATATAGTTATTCTTCCCGATTCGATTTTAAATAGGACCCAACACTGCAATATTTCAACAGAAAAGATGTCTCAGTCAGTTACAATGCTTGGTCCAAACTTCTTCGAAGCTGCTGCAGTGAATCCTGACATCTCCAAGGAAATTACTAAAGATGTACATGACGCGAAGCTTTTGATCCCAATTTCCAAGGTGCAAAATCAGGCTGTTGTTGCCcctcagacatacataagcaatgCAGTGCAAATGGATTGCTTGGACACAACCTCTTCTGCAACTTCAGTGTGCCTATCTCAGACTGATGGACCTTTGCGTCAAAGCCTACCTCTCTCTTCTTCCAATCAACCGTCAATGCTAAGAGATCCACTTCCAGATATTGATGTCCAGGGCACAGATCCAAGAAATAGTCTCCTATTTGGAGTTAATATTGATGATTCATTGGGAATACCTCTGGCCACTGATAGTTTGCTAATTAATAATGTTGATTCAGGAAAGTATCAGAATCATATCGCAGTAAATGTGGTTGCCAATTATAATACCTCAAAAGATATCCAACAAGAGCTatcatcaacaatggtttcacaatCATTCGGAGTTCCAGACATGGCATTCAATTCTATTAATTCAACAACTAATGAGAATGGTTTCTTAAACAAAAATTCCTGGGTACCGACTCCACCACTGCCACTTCAACGCATGCGCACTTACACGAAG GTATACAAGCGTGGAGCTGTTGGTAGATCGATAGATGTCACACATTATTCAGGCTATGATGAGCTGAAACATGATCTTGCACGAATGTTCAGTATAGAGGGGCAGCTCGAAGATCGGCAAAGAATTGGCTGGAAGCTAGTTTATGTAGATCACGAGAATGATGTTCTCCTTGTGGGGGATGACCCATGGGA GGAGTTTGTGAACTGTGTTCGGTGCATCAAGATATTGTCCCCACAAGAAGTCCAACAGATGAGCTTGGATGTCGATCTAGGGAACAACAACCTCCCAAATCAGGCTTGCAACAGTTCAGATGGTGGAAATCCCTTGAGGGGCCATGGAGATCAGAACTCAGGCAACCCTTCGGCTGGATCATATGATCGCTTTGAATGA
- the LOC135645973 gene encoding auxin response factor 19-like isoform X1, whose amino-acid sequence MKAAANGAAVPNPCEGDRNTINPELWHACAGPLVTLPPVGSLVVYFPQGHSEQVAASLQKDIDAHVPNYPNLPSKLICLLHNVTLHADLETDEVYAQMTLQPANSYDKEALQASELALKQTRPQTEFFCKTLTASDTSTHGGFSVPRRAAEKNFPPLDFSMQPPSQELQARDLHDNLWTFRHIYRGQPKRHLLTTGWSLFVGGKRLFAGDSVLFIRDKKQQLLLGIRRANRQPTNISSSVLSSDSMHIGILAAAAHAAANHSPFTVFYNPRASPSEFVVPFAKYQKAVYSNQISLGMRFRMMFETEELGTRRYMGTITGISDLDPVRWKNSQWCNLQVGWDESAAGERRNRVSIWDIEPVVAPFFICPPPFFRKRPIPPGVPDDESSEMEIFFKRAMPWLGEEICIKDSQTQSTIMPGLSLVQWMNLQQNPSLANQTLLAETLQSLNGAVMQNLGTTDLCRQYGLHPQTLQHNNIQFNTNRFPPQAQEVDEIVKVPIPLNQLSVASTPPQQMPDLTVQTKHQFVNQALPNQRHNNVVQPQVLVQTQVQPQQQPVLQNNQLSQSSLPQDQQHPQQLLLQQLRQQLQQQQHQQQHHQQLQQQYEQQQSRTPVMVPSQMNEQLSDQHIQLQLLKKLHQPQQQQQQSFSQSRMQQPQHSQIQEYQKAAIDVPQQLSNSHAQVQQPAILQQCAKAISQVARPQTFQNQPQQNPPQQQLLHGELHRAILPASPATNLIRASGSLLGAGRAQSGVTDDIPSCSTSPSANNIVILPDSILNRTQHCNISTEKMSQSVTMLGPNFFEAAAVNPDISKEITKDVHDAKLLIPISKVQNQAVVAPQTYISNAVQMDCLDTTSSATSVCLSQTDGPLRQSLPLSSSNQPSMLRDPLPDIDVQGTDPRNSLLFGVNIDDSLGIPLATDSLLINNVDSGKYQNHIAVNVVANYNTSKDIQQELSSTMVSQSFGVPDMAFNSINSTTNENGFLNKNSWVPTPPLPLQRMRTYTKVYKRGAVGRSIDVTHYSGYDELKHDLARMFSIEGQLEDRQRIGWKLVYVDHENDVLLVGDDPWEEFVNCVRCIKILSPQEVQQMSLDVDLGNNNLPNQACNSSDGGNPLRGHGDQNSGNPSAGSYDRFE is encoded by the exons ATGAAGGCGGCTGCCAACGGAGCGGCGGTTCCCAACCCCTGCGAAG GGGACAGGAATACGATAAACCCAGAGCTGTGGCACGCGTGCGCGGGGCCGCTCGTGACGCTGCCGCCGGTGGGGAGCCTCGTCGTGTACTTCCCGCAAGGGCACAGCGAGCAG GTCGCAGCTTCTTTGCAAAAGGATATTGATGCTCATGTTCCAAATTATCCAAATCTCCCCTCAAAGTTGATATGCCTTCTTCACAATGTCACACTGCAT GCGGATCTAGAGACAGATGAAGTTTATGCTCAAATGACTCTTCAGCCAGCCAACTCA TATGACAAGGAGGCATTGCAAGCATCAGAGCTTGCATTAAAACAAACCAGGCCACAGACAGAATTCTTTTGTAAAACACTTACTGCAAGTGATACAAGCACTCATGGAGGTTTCTCTGTACCTCGTCGTGCTGCAGAGAAAAATTTTCCTCCTCTT GACTTTTCAATGCAGCCACCTTCTCAAGAACTGCAGGCGAGAGACTTGCATGATAATTTGTGGACCTTCCGTCACATCTATCGAG GTCAACCCAAAAGGCACTTGCTCACAACTGGTTGGAGCTTATTTGTGGGTGGAAAGAGGCTCTTTGCTGGTGATTCCGTCTTATTTATTCG GGATAAAAAACAACAGCTTCTTTTAGGCATTAGGCGTGCTAACAGGCAACCTACTAACATATCATCATCGGTTCTTTCAAGTGATAGTATGCATATTGGGATTCTTGCTGCTGCAGCCCATGCTGCCGCCAATCACAGCCCATTCACTGTATTTTACAACCCAAG GGCTAGTCCTTCAGAGTTTGTTGTTCCTTTTGCAAAGTACCAGAAAGCAGTATATAGCAACCAAATATCACTGGGTATGCGCTTTCGTATGATGTTCGAAACCGAAGAATTAGGAACACGAAG GTACATGGGTACAATCACAGGTATTAGCGATCTAGATCCTGTTAGGTGGAAAAACTCACAATGGTGCAATTTGCAG GTAGGATGGGATGAGTCTGCAGCAGGTGAGAGGCGCAACAGAGTCTCTATATGGGATATTGAACCTGTAGTAGCTCCTTTCTTCATCTGTCCTCCACCATTTTTTAGAAAGCGACCCATACCACCAGGAGTGCCAG ATGATGAATCATCAGAAATGGAAATTTTTTTCAAGAGGGCAATGCCTTGGCTTGGAGAGGAGATCTGCATAAAGGATTCTCAAACTCAGAGCACTATAATGCCTGGCCTAAGTTTAGTTCAATGGATGAATTTGCAGCAGAATCCCTCTCTAGCTAACCAAACCCTGCTGGCAGAAACTTTGCAGTCCCTTAATGGAGCAGTTATGCAGAACCTTGGCACAACTGATCTTTGTAGGCAGTATGGTTTGCACCCTCAAACATTGCAGCATAATAACATACAGTTCAACACTAACAGGTTCCCTCCACAAGCCCAAGAAGTTGATGAAATCGTTAAGGTGCCAATTCCACTGAACCAGTTGAGTGTTGCTAGTACACCACCACAACAAATGCCAGATTTAACCGTGCAGACAAAGCATCAATTTGTTAACCAAGCATTACCGAATCAGAGGCACAACAATGTTGTGCAGCCACAAGTACTGGTCCAGACTCAAGTGCAGCCACAGCAGCAGCCAGTGCTTCAGAACAATCAGCTATCACAATCCAGTCTCCCACAAGATCAGCAACATCCTCAGCAACTGCTTCTGCAACAACTAAGGCAGCAGCTTCAGCAGCAGCAACATCAACAGCAACACCACCAGCAACTTCAGCAGCAATATGAGCAACAGCAAAGTAGGACCCCTGTTATGGTCCCCAGCCAAATGAATGAACAGTTATCTGACCAACACATTCAGTTGCAGCTGCTAAAGAAACTCCATCagccacagcagcagcagcagcagtcatTTTCACAGTCCAGAATGCAACAGCCTCAACATTCTCAAATTCAGGAATACCAGAAAGCTGCCATAGATGTACCACAGCAATTATCAAACTCCCATGCACAAGTTCAGCAGCCAGCAATCTTGCAACAATGTGCAAAAGCTATTTCACAGGTTGCAAGGCCACAAACCTTTCAGAACCAGCCACAACAAAATCCTCCTCAGCAGCAACTTCTACATGGTGAGTTGCATCGGGCAATTCTTCCTGCCTCACCAGCAACCAATCTGATCCGTGCTAGTGGCAGTTTGCTTGGTGCTGGGAGGGCACAGTCGGGAGTTACAGATGACATCCCATCTTGCTCTACATCACCTTCAGCAAACAATATAGTTATTCTTCCCGATTCGATTTTAAATAGGACCCAACACTGCAATATTTCAACAGAAAAGATGTCTCAGTCAGTTACAATGCTTGGTCCAAACTTCTTCGAAGCTGCTGCAGTGAATCCTGACATCTCCAAGGAAATTACTAAAGATGTACATGACGCGAAGCTTTTGATCCCAATTTCCAAGGTGCAAAATCAGGCTGTTGTTGCCcctcagacatacataagcaatgCAGTGCAAATGGATTGCTTGGACACAACCTCTTCTGCAACTTCAGTGTGCCTATCTCAGACTGATGGACCTTTGCGTCAAAGCCTACCTCTCTCTTCTTCCAATCAACCGTCAATGCTAAGAGATCCACTTCCAGATATTGATGTCCAGGGCACAGATCCAAGAAATAGTCTCCTATTTGGAGTTAATATTGATGATTCATTGGGAATACCTCTGGCCACTGATAGTTTGCTAATTAATAATGTTGATTCAGGAAAGTATCAGAATCATATCGCAGTAAATGTGGTTGCCAATTATAATACCTCAAAAGATATCCAACAAGAGCTatcatcaacaatggtttcacaatCATTCGGAGTTCCAGACATGGCATTCAATTCTATTAATTCAACAACTAATGAGAATGGTTTCTTAAACAAAAATTCCTGGGTACCGACTCCACCACTGCCACTTCAACGCATGCGCACTTACACGAAG GTATACAAGCGTGGAGCTGTTGGTAGATCGATAGATGTCACACATTATTCAGGCTATGATGAGCTGAAACATGATCTTGCACGAATGTTCAGTATAGAGGGGCAGCTCGAAGATCGGCAAAGAATTGGCTGGAAGCTAGTTTATGTAGATCACGAGAATGATGTTCTCCTTGTGGGGGATGACCCATGGGA GGAGTTTGTGAACTGTGTTCGGTGCATCAAGATATTGTCCCCACAAGAAGTCCAACAGATGAGCTTGGATGTCGATCTAGGGAACAACAACCTCCCAAATCAGGCTTGCAACAGTTCAGATGGTGGAAATCCCTTGAGGGGCCATGGAGATCAGAACTCAGGCAACCCTTCGGCTGGATCATATGATCGCTTTGAATGA